A single genomic interval of Amycolatopsis albispora harbors:
- a CDS encoding WXG100 family type VII secretion target, giving the protein MTARTNFGSFSHQQLYAMLHAGDAGGARAAAEKWRAAGFGLFEQADNLMSQLTEFDGHWTGGAADKYKIMIDDLVGGIRKVGQTAVAMRHLLEDAADELDTAKAEMPAPVTVPEVSPADLSLAVNPPLLPADASPELVQAAAQRRAAAIGNVEAQQQASNVANAAHSKAIQVMTDLAGDYTAAEEAIPASPNAAVPPALTPPAGGASGGGGAPVAPPPPGGVSVVPGAPQTLPGDGTQPVPPSSDPAKPPSSPLFGNMFTAGLAAASAAAFGRFGSIMPKVPPWAGGKKDGKDGEKPPGEGTGKLGDGFGGGAGGGVPIGGGSVGGVGGIGGGGIGGVGGVDVGGVGDGAAAAPGMAGSGAAANGLSGLAGGAAGAAGAAAAKGMMPMMPFMPMGMGAGDMGSGRRIPPWLVETEDVWGESSVVAPSVIGEEPDDRR; this is encoded by the coding sequence ATGACCGCGCGCACCAACTTCGGCTCGTTCAGCCACCAGCAGCTCTACGCGATGCTGCACGCCGGGGACGCCGGCGGCGCCCGCGCGGCGGCGGAGAAGTGGCGGGCGGCCGGGTTCGGCCTGTTCGAGCAGGCCGACAACCTGATGTCGCAGCTGACCGAGTTCGACGGCCACTGGACCGGTGGCGCCGCCGACAAGTACAAGATCATGATCGACGACCTGGTCGGCGGCATCCGCAAGGTCGGGCAGACCGCGGTCGCCATGCGGCACCTGCTCGAGGACGCGGCCGACGAGCTGGACACCGCGAAGGCCGAGATGCCAGCACCGGTGACCGTGCCGGAGGTCTCGCCCGCGGACCTGTCGCTGGCGGTGAACCCCCCGCTGCTGCCCGCGGACGCCTCGCCGGAACTGGTGCAGGCCGCGGCCCAGCGCCGCGCGGCCGCGATCGGCAACGTCGAGGCGCAGCAGCAGGCGTCGAACGTGGCGAACGCCGCGCACAGCAAGGCGATCCAGGTGATGACCGATCTGGCTGGCGACTACACCGCCGCCGAGGAGGCCATCCCGGCTTCGCCGAACGCGGCCGTGCCGCCCGCGCTGACGCCCCCGGCGGGTGGTGCCAGTGGCGGTGGTGGCGCACCGGTGGCCCCGCCGCCGCCCGGTGGGGTTTCGGTGGTGCCGGGTGCCCCGCAGACCCTGCCCGGTGACGGCACGCAGCCGGTGCCGCCGTCGTCCGATCCGGCCAAGCCGCCGTCCAGCCCGCTGTTCGGCAACATGTTCACCGCCGGGCTGGCCGCCGCTTCGGCCGCGGCCTTCGGCCGGTTCGGTTCGATCATGCCGAAGGTGCCGCCGTGGGCCGGTGGCAAGAAGGACGGCAAGGACGGCGAGAAGCCGCCCGGCGAGGGCACCGGCAAGCTCGGTGACGGGTTCGGCGGTGGTGCCGGTGGTGGCGTGCCGATCGGTGGTGGCAGCGTCGGCGGAGTCGGCGGCATCGGTGGTGGCGGGATCGGCGGGGTCGGCGGGGTGGACGTCGGCGGGGTCGGTGACGGCGCGGCCGCCGCGCCGGGCATGGCCGGTTCGGGTGCCGCCGCCAACGGCCTGTCCGGGCTGGCCGGTGGTGCCGCCGGAGCGGCCGGTGCCGCCGCGGCGAAGGGCATGATGCCGATGATGCCGTTCATGCCGATGGGCATGGGCGCCGGCGACATGGGCTCCGGCAGGCGGATTCCGCCGTGGCTGGTGGAAACCGAGGACGTGTGGGGTGAGTCGTCGGTGGTCGCGCCTTCGGTGATCGGCGAGGAGCCGGACGACCGGCGGTAG
- a CDS encoding RibD family protein codes for MQPRPYVLLSVAASLDGCIDDTSATRLVLSDEDDFDRVDAERAAADAILVGAGTIRADNPRLLVRSAARREARVAAGRSASPVKVTFTRTGSLDPSSNFFTTGDVEKLVYAPDSVVAELSASLGPAATVVGVSGLSSLLEDLHSRGVGRLMVEGGGHIHTQFLAADVVDEIHLVYAPFFVGEAEAPRFVHPAVFPQSPARPMTLSEVRRIGDLVLLKYLVGRHG; via the coding sequence GTGCAGCCAAGGCCATACGTACTGCTGTCGGTAGCCGCCTCGCTCGACGGGTGCATCGACGACACCAGCGCCACCCGGCTCGTGCTGTCCGATGAGGACGATTTCGACCGGGTGGACGCCGAGCGGGCGGCTGCCGACGCCATCCTGGTCGGCGCGGGCACGATCCGCGCCGACAACCCGCGCCTCCTGGTCCGCTCCGCCGCCCGCCGGGAGGCCCGGGTGGCCGCGGGCCGGAGCGCTTCCCCGGTGAAGGTGACGTTCACGCGGACCGGTTCGCTGGATCCGTCCTCGAATTTCTTCACCACCGGGGATGTCGAGAAACTGGTCTACGCGCCCGATTCGGTGGTCGCGGAGCTTTCCGCTTCGCTGGGTCCCGCGGCGACGGTGGTCGGGGTTTCGGGGCTGAGCAGTTTGCTCGAGGATCTGCATTCCCGCGGTGTCGGCCGGTTGATGGTCGAAGGCGGCGGGCACATCCACACCCAGTTCCTCGCCGCGGACGTGGTGGACGAAATCCACCTGGTCTACGCGCCCTTTTTTGTCGGTGAAGCCGAGGCGCCGCGCTTTGTGCACCCCGCGGTTTTCCCGCAGTCACCGGCGCGGCCGATGACGCTTTCCGAAGTCCGCCGGATCGGGGATCTTGTGCTGCTCAAGTACCTGGTGGGCCGTCATGGATGA
- a CDS encoding deaminase, which translates to MDDRELLAKAIALGDKCPPSSTFRVGAVITDADGTVLATGYSGETDPHDHAEEAALAKLDSADPRLAGATMYTSLEPCSTRASRPKTCTTLILESGIPRVVFAWREPAVFVDCVGAETLAAAGRTVIELPELADAVRATNAHLR; encoded by the coding sequence ATGGATGATCGTGAACTGCTCGCCAAGGCCATCGCACTGGGTGACAAGTGCCCGCCGTCGAGCACCTTCCGTGTGGGCGCGGTGATCACCGACGCCGACGGGACCGTGCTCGCGACCGGCTATTCCGGCGAAACCGACCCGCACGACCACGCCGAAGAAGCCGCACTGGCCAAATTGGACTCAGCCGATCCGCGGCTGGCGGGTGCCACGATGTACACGTCGCTGGAGCCGTGCAGCACGCGCGCTTCGCGGCCGAAGACGTGCACCACGCTCATCCTGGAGTCGGGCATTCCGCGGGTGGTCTTCGCCTGGCGGGAACCCGCCGTTTTTGTCGACTGCGTCGGGGCGGAAACGCTGGCCGCCGCGGGCCGCACGGTCATCGAACTCCCCGAACTGGCCGACGCGGTCCGGGCCACGAACGCGCACCTCCGGTGA
- a CDS encoding GatB/YqeY domain-containing protein, translating to MRTKLRRGLTDAIKGKDRVAVSAIRSALAAIDNSEAPSVEHQALPVAGVGSTEIDRLELTDADVQAIVEAEVRQRTEAADEYAQLGRDDQATRLRAEAEVLRRYLPDS from the coding sequence GTGCGTACCAAGCTTCGCCGCGGGTTGACCGACGCGATCAAGGGCAAGGACCGGGTGGCCGTTTCGGCGATCCGGTCGGCGCTCGCGGCCATCGACAACTCCGAGGCGCCTTCCGTGGAGCACCAGGCCCTCCCCGTCGCCGGGGTCGGCTCGACCGAGATCGACCGCCTCGAACTGACCGACGCCGACGTCCAGGCGATCGTCGAAGCCGAGGTCCGGCAGCGCACCGAGGCCGCCGACGAATACGCGCAACTGGGCCGGGACGACCAGGCCACCCGCCTCCGCGCCGAAGCCGAGGTCCTCCGGCGCTACCTCCCCGATTCCTGA
- a CDS encoding S8 family serine peptidase, with protein MRWWSAVPAVLVASAVLVPGAAAQPSAPPPQNTCANPSGSYAGAVPWGQRVVDASRVWPLTDGSGQLVAVIGTGVDAANAQFGPDQVMPVRGIGAGATAPAPDCDGRGTVAAGIVAAKQHRSTTFAGVAPGAKVLPVRYLRPGGNAADGADPDALAAAIITAVEAKAGVILVAVPSPVDSPALTAAVNDARRRGSVVISAASAKEDGAVTYPTATPGVLAVGSLNEQMQPVQREAGRHLSLSAPGAELVSVSAGGQGKLAHRWPVTDPSMAAAYVAGAAALLRAYRPELTPDQVVTRLTLTANRPPGGTHDPRRGWGLVDAYSAVSADIPPDAVAPGGPPPPPVAGTIVPAAAPARPPVNEAAGVIAIAGVGVAALVGLVVATFRRGRTRAWRPGRRT; from the coding sequence GTGAGGTGGTGGAGTGCGGTGCCGGCCGTCCTGGTGGCGTCGGCGGTGCTCGTTCCCGGCGCGGCGGCCCAGCCTTCGGCGCCGCCCCCGCAAAACACGTGTGCGAACCCGTCCGGCAGCTATGCCGGTGCGGTGCCGTGGGGCCAGCGGGTGGTGGACGCGTCGCGGGTGTGGCCGCTGACCGACGGTTCCGGCCAGCTCGTCGCGGTGATCGGGACCGGGGTGGACGCCGCCAACGCGCAGTTCGGGCCCGACCAGGTGATGCCGGTGCGCGGCATCGGCGCGGGCGCGACGGCTCCGGCGCCGGACTGCGACGGGCGCGGCACGGTCGCCGCGGGCATCGTCGCGGCGAAGCAGCACCGGTCAACCACCTTCGCGGGCGTCGCGCCCGGGGCCAAGGTGCTGCCGGTGCGGTACCTGCGGCCGGGCGGCAACGCCGCGGACGGCGCCGATCCGGACGCGCTGGCCGCGGCGATCATCACCGCGGTGGAGGCGAAGGCGGGCGTCATCCTGGTCGCCGTGCCGTCGCCGGTGGACTCGCCCGCGCTGACCGCCGCGGTGAACGACGCGCGGCGCCGCGGTTCGGTGGTGATCTCGGCGGCGTCGGCGAAGGAGGACGGTGCCGTCACCTATCCGACGGCGACGCCGGGTGTGCTCGCGGTGGGGTCGCTGAACGAGCAGATGCAGCCGGTGCAGCGGGAGGCGGGCAGGCACCTCTCGCTGTCCGCGCCGGGGGCCGAGCTGGTCAGCGTTTCGGCTGGGGGACAAGGAAAGCTCGCGCACCGGTGGCCGGTGACCGACCCGTCGATGGCGGCCGCGTACGTGGCGGGCGCGGCGGCGTTGCTGCGGGCTTACCGGCCGGAACTGACCCCCGACCAGGTGGTCACCCGGCTGACGCTGACCGCGAACCGCCCGCCGGGTGGCACGCACGACCCGCGGCGGGGCTGGGGTCTGGTGGACGCGTACAGCGCGGTCTCCGCCGACATCCCACCCGACGCGGTCGCCCCGGGCGGCCCGCCGCCGCCCCCGGTCGCGGGCACCATCGTGCCGGCGGCCGCCCCCGCCCGGCCCCCGGTGAACGAGGCGGCGGGCGTGATCGCGATCGCGGGGGTCGGCGTGGCGGCCTTGGTGGGCCTGGTGGTGGCCACCTTCCGGCGAGGCCGGACCCGAGCCTGGCGCCCAGGCCGACGCACCTGA